One genomic segment of Desmodus rotundus isolate HL8 chromosome 5, HLdesRot8A.1, whole genome shotgun sequence includes these proteins:
- the LOC112319908 gene encoding olfactory receptor 9G19, producing the protein MDEKNFTQVKEFILSGFTADLWLQSVLFFIFLIIYIFSLLGNITLISLICADSRLHTPMYFFIGNLSFLDLWYSSVYFPQILMTCISEDKSISFAGCLAQFFFSAGLAYSECYLLAAMAYDRYEAISNPLLYSKAMSSRLCTSLVAASYLGGFLNSTIITSKTFTLTFCGNNIIDDFFCDIPPLSKLACDVKESYQAVLYFILTSNVITPIMLILASYLFIITAILRIRSTQGRLKAFSTCASHLTAVTLYYGSILFIYSRPSTSYALERDKVVSVFYTVVFPMLNPLIYSLRNKDVKDALRKVVDRAKCS; encoded by the coding sequence ATGGATGAGAAAAATTTCACCCAGGTGAAGGAGTTCATACTTTCAGGGTTCACAGCTGACTTGTGGTTACAGAGTGTTCTCTTTTTCATCTTCCTCATCATTTATATCTTCAGTCTCTTGGGGAACATCACCCTGATTTCTCTGATCTGTGCTGATTCTCGGCTCCACACCCCCATGTATTTCTTCATTGGGAACCTTTCATTCCTGGATCTCTGGTattcctctgtctattttccccAAATCCTTATGACCTGCATCTCTGAAGACAAAAGCATCTCCTTTGCTGGCTGTCTGGCTCAGTTCTTCTTCTCAGCTGGACTGGCCTATAGTGAATGTTACCTGTTGGCTGCCATGGCGTATGACCGCTATGAGGCCATCTCCAACCCCCTGCTTTATTCCAAGGCAATGTCCTCAAGGTTATGTACCAGTCTTGTTGCAGCTTCATACCTCGGTGGCTTTCTTAACTCAACCATAATCACGAGCAAGACTTTTACCCTGACCTTCTGTGGGAACAATATAATTGATGATTTTTTCTGTGATATTCCTCCCCTTTCAAAGTTGGCCTGTGATGTGAAGGAGAGCTACCAGGCTGTGCTCTATTTCATACTTACCTCCAACGTCATTACTCCCATCATGCTTATTCTCGCCTCCTATCTCTTCATCATCACCGCCATCTTGAGGATCCGCTCTACCCAAGGCCGTCTCAAGGCTTTCTCCACTTGTGCCTCTCACCTGACAGCTGTCACCTTGTACTATGGTTCAATTCTCTTCATTTACTCCCGACCAAGTACGAGTTATGCCCTGGAAAGGGATAAAGTGGTGTCGGTGTTCTATACTGTGGTGTTTCCAATGTTGAATCCTTTGATCTATAGCTTAAGAAATAAAGATGTTAAAGACGCTCTGAGAAAAGTGGTAGATAGAGCAAAGTGTtcctaa